The genomic window CGCCTCCGCCGAGTCGGAGCGGCGGCTCACGGCCGCGGTGTTCGACCGGCTCCCTTCCGGGCTCGTCGTCGTCGACGCAAGGCGCGAGATTCTGCAGGCGAACGCCGCGTTCTCGCGCATGCTGGACGTGCTCGACCCGGTCGGGCGGCCCCTCGTCGACGTCGTCCGGGAGCCCGGGGTCATCGCCCTCTTCGACCGGGCCCTCTCCTCCGGCGCCGAGCCGTCGACCGTCTGGAAGCGTCCGGGCGACGTGACCTGGGACGTCGCCGTCCTGCCGCTCGAGAAGAGCACCCGCGGACGCGCCGTCGCGATCTTCCGCGACGTCACCCCGCTGGCCCGGACGGAGTCGATGCGGCGGCGCTTCGTCGCCGACGTCTCGCACGAGCTCCGGACGCCGATCGCGTCGATCGCGGCGGCGGCGGAGACGCTCGCCGACGGCGCCCCGGACCGCGAGGAGGCGGCCCAGCTCAACGCGCTCATCGCGCGGCAGGCGGGGAGGATGCGTGATTTGATCGAAGACCTGACCGATCTCTCCCGCATCGAGTCGGGTGCGATCGAGCTCTCGCCGGAGCGCGTCCCGCTCGTCCCGCTCGTCCGCGAGGTCGCCGAGGACCTCGGCCCCCGCGCCGCGGCGCGACGGGTCGCGATCGACGTGCGGGGCGACGAGACGCTGGCCGTTTCCGGCGACCGCCGGCGCCTCCTGCAGATCGTCTTCAATCTGCTCGACAACGCCGTCAAGTTCTCCCCCGACGGCGAGAAGGTCGAGGCCTCGGTCGCGCGCGACGACGGCAGGATCGTGCTCCAGATCGGGGACCGCGGGCCGGGTGTCCCGCTCGCGGAGCGGGAGAAGATCTTCCAGCGCTTCTACCAGGTCGATCCGTCCCGGTCGAAAATGAAGCCGGGCACCGGTCTCGGACTCGCGATCGTCAAGCACCTCGCCCTGCTGCACGACGCGACGGTCGCGGTCGGCGGCGAGCCGGGGCAGGGAGCGATCTTCCGGGTTTCGTTCCCGGCGTTCGATCCGGTCCGTTCGACCCTCTGAACGGGACGGGATCCGGCGTCCGTGCCGCGTCCGTCGGATAGAATCCGGCGCATGCTCGACGGCGAATCGACGTGGAAATCCATGCGGCGGACGCTTCGGCGCGCCGAACGGAAGTTCCGCGACAACGATCCCGAGGGGCTGCACGATCTGCGGGTGGCGCTCCGGCACACGGCCGTCGTCGCGGAAGCCGGGGCGCGGCCGAAAGTCGCTCGCGGCGCTTCGAAGCTCGCCCGCCGCCTCTCGCCGCTGCGCCAGCTCGAGGTCGATCGCGAGCTCCTCGCCGAGCTCGGCCGGTCGGGCGAGGTCTCTCCACGGGACGCTCGTCCCGTCGACGAGATCCTGGCCGCGCGACAAAGCCGCCTCCGCGACAAAGCGCTGAAGCGGCTTTCGGCCGCCCGCGAAAGAAGGCTCTTCGAGCGGCTCGGCCATGACCGGCCGGACGGTCCGCTCGCCTCGCGGCTGGCCCTCGAAACCGGCGAGAACGCCCTTCGTGTCCCGCGGGTGCTCGACGACGAGGGCCTCCACCGGCTCCGCATCTCCGTCAAGCGCCGCCGCTACGCGCTGATGGCCCGGCGGGATCTCGGCGCCCCGGGCCTGGAGGAGGAGATCTCCCGGTGCCGATCTCTCCAGGATTCTCTGGGACGGGCCAACGACTGGCGATCGTTCCTCCGCGACCTCGTGCGGCTGCGCGAATCCCGCCACGCCGATCCGGGCGCCGACTCGCCGCTCGACGCGATCTTCGATCCCGCCGCGGATCGGGCCGAGATCGCGCGGAAGGCCGCGTGCGAGGCCGTCGCGGCGAGCGGACTGGTCCCGGATCGCGAACCGCGGCGGCCGCAGCCTCCTTCGCCGCCGCCGGATCGCGACGCCGCCCTCTTCCGGGGATCGCCGAGCCTTCTGCGCGACGACGCGATCCGTTCGCGCTCCGACTCGTGAGGCGCCGCAAGACCGGCGGGCAGAGTCCTGGTGCCCACCGCG from Thermoanaerobaculia bacterium includes these protein-coding regions:
- a CDS encoding ATP-binding protein, encoding PSLLRSFGATGPPSAAFAAAGLRRGLGATGACIGVMRTGSRYSLLFAVLAAGAAVILILFWGALLDRASRERVIRRLQAEDTLLAALAEPIFGDEPAVDRLVRSAGTELGVRVTAIQASGRVISDSQVAPADVPRMENHRNRPEVVEAAGRGTGSSRRFSATLDRDFVYLAERLPKTGAIRGFVRVAFPLDDLAAQESRTLWAGRTAIAVSCLALFLVGHFASRRLSAPLRRVTEATLAVARGDLKRDPPDEDDPEAAALSDAVRRMKRSLLASLASAESERRLTAAVFDRLPSGLVVVDARREILQANAAFSRMLDVLDPVGRPLVDVVREPGVIALFDRALSSGAEPSTVWKRPGDVTWDVAVLPLEKSTRGRAVAIFRDVTPLARTESMRRRFVADVSHELRTPIASIAAAAETLADGAPDREEAAQLNALIARQAGRMRDLIEDLTDLSRIESGAIELSPERVPLVPLVREVAEDLGPRAAARRVAIDVRGDETLAVSGDRRRLLQIVFNLLDNAVKFSPDGEKVEASVARDDGRIVLQIGDRGPGVPLAEREKIFQRFYQVDPSRSKMKPGTGLGLAIVKHLALLHDATVAVGGEPGQGAIFRVSFPAFDPVRSTL
- a CDS encoding CHAD domain-containing protein; amino-acid sequence: MLDGESTWKSMRRTLRRAERKFRDNDPEGLHDLRVALRHTAVVAEAGARPKVARGASKLARRLSPLRQLEVDRELLAELGRSGEVSPRDARPVDEILAARQSRLRDKALKRLSAARERRLFERLGHDRPDGPLASRLALETGENALRVPRVLDDEGLHRLRISVKRRRYALMARRDLGAPGLEEEISRCRSLQDSLGRANDWRSFLRDLVRLRESRHADPGADSPLDAIFDPAADRAEIARKAACEAVAASGLVPDREPRRPQPPSPPPDRDAALFRGSPSLLRDDAIRSRSDS